One genomic window of Actinoalloteichus hoggarensis includes the following:
- the secY gene encoding preprotein translocase subunit SecY, whose translation MLSAFRSALTTPDLRRKILFTLGIVVIYRLGANVPSPGVSSTNIQECLRLAEQGENQNLYSLLNLFSGGALLQLSVFALGIMPFITASIIVQLLGVVIPRFEQLRKEGQSGQAKLQQYTRYLTIAFAVLQATTVVALARSGALFQGCNERVIPDDSIFSLVVVVIVMTAGATLLMWMGELVTERGVGNGMSLLIFASIAARIPAEGGNILQTAGGVVFAVVCVFALAIIVAVCFVEQAQRRIPVQYAKRMVGRRMYGGTSTYLPLKVNQAGVIPVIFGSSLLYLPQLLSQLSGEDNWWRRFVDEYLVPQSSWVHISLFFLLIIFFTYFYVSITFNPDERADDMKKFGGFVPGIRPGRPTAEYLSFVLSRITLPGSLYLGIVAVLPNFFLSITGDGNNQNFPFGGTAVLIMVGVGLDTVKQIESQLMQRNYEGFLK comes from the coding sequence GTGCTCAGCGCCTTCCGCTCGGCTCTCACTACGCCGGACTTGCGCCGCAAGATTCTGTTCACTCTCGGAATCGTGGTGATCTACCGGTTGGGGGCGAACGTTCCGTCGCCTGGGGTCTCCTCCACGAACATCCAGGAGTGCCTCAGGCTGGCTGAACAGGGCGAGAACCAGAACCTGTACTCCTTGCTCAACCTGTTCAGCGGCGGCGCGCTCCTCCAGCTGTCGGTCTTCGCGCTCGGCATCATGCCGTTCATCACCGCGAGCATCATCGTGCAGCTGCTCGGCGTCGTGATCCCGCGCTTCGAACAGCTCCGCAAGGAAGGCCAGTCGGGTCAGGCCAAGCTTCAGCAGTACACCCGCTACCTGACCATCGCCTTCGCGGTCCTGCAGGCCACCACCGTCGTCGCGCTCGCCCGCTCCGGAGCCCTGTTCCAGGGTTGTAACGAGCGGGTCATCCCCGACGACTCGATCTTCAGCCTCGTCGTCGTGGTCATCGTCATGACCGCGGGCGCCACGCTGCTGATGTGGATGGGCGAGCTGGTCACCGAGCGCGGCGTCGGCAACGGCATGTCGCTGCTGATCTTCGCGTCGATCGCGGCCCGGATCCCGGCAGAGGGCGGCAACATCCTCCAGACCGCGGGCGGCGTCGTCTTCGCCGTGGTCTGCGTGTTCGCCCTCGCGATCATCGTCGCGGTCTGTTTCGTCGAGCAGGCGCAGCGCCGCATCCCGGTGCAGTACGCCAAGCGCATGGTCGGCCGCCGGATGTACGGCGGGACCTCGACCTACCTGCCGTTGAAGGTGAACCAGGCGGGCGTCATCCCGGTCATCTTCGGTTCCTCGCTGCTCTACCTGCCGCAGTTGCTGTCGCAGCTCTCCGGCGAGGACAACTGGTGGCGACGGTTCGTCGACGAGTACCTGGTCCCGCAGTCCAGCTGGGTGCACATCAGCCTGTTCTTCCTGTTGATCATCTTCTTCACGTACTTCTACGTGTCGATCACGTTCAACCCGGACGAGCGCGCCGACGACATGAAGAAGTTCGGCGGGTTCGTGCCGGGCATCCGTCCCGGCAGGCCGACGGCCGAGTACCTGAGCTTCGTCTTGTCCAGGATCACGTTGCCCGGCTCGCTGTACCTGGGCATCGTGGCAGTGCTGCCGAACTTCTTCCTGAGCATCACCGGCGACGGGAACAATCAGAACTTCCCGTTCGGCGGTACGGCGGTACTGATCATGGTCGGCGTGGGCCTCGACACTGTGAAGCAGATCGAGAGCCAGCTCATGCAGCGCAATTACGAAGGGTTCCTCAAGTAG
- a CDS encoding adenylate kinase produces the protein MRLVLVGPPGAGKGTQAAVLSAALGIPHVSTGELFRANIDERTPLGTEAKRYLDEGSLVPDEVTNEMVRQRLRESDAAGGFLLDGFPRTIGQADVLAGILKDEDGHELDAVLEFQIPEEEVVSRMLARGRADDTEAVIRKRLDVYHDSTEPLLDYYRDKLVVIDALGTVEEISDRALSALRARQSG, from the coding sequence GTGCGACTGGTTCTTGTTGGCCCGCCTGGCGCGGGCAAGGGCACGCAGGCGGCTGTGCTGAGTGCGGCGCTGGGGATTCCCCACGTGTCCACCGGCGAGCTGTTCCGTGCCAACATCGACGAGCGGACGCCGCTGGGGACCGAGGCCAAGCGTTATCTGGACGAGGGTTCGCTGGTCCCGGACGAGGTCACCAACGAGATGGTGCGTCAGCGGCTCCGCGAGTCCGACGCGGCGGGGGGGTTCCTGCTCGACGGGTTCCCCCGCACCATCGGCCAGGCCGACGTGCTCGCAGGCATCCTCAAGGACGAGGACGGTCACGAGCTGGATGCCGTGCTCGAGTTCCAGATCCCCGAGGAGGAGGTCGTCTCCCGGATGCTCGCCCGGGGGCGAGCCGATGACACGGAGGCGGTCATCCGCAAGCGGCTGGACGTCTACCACGACAGCACCGAGCCGCTGCTGGACTACTACCGGGACAAGCTGGTGGTCATCGACGCGCTCGGTACGGTGGAGGAGATCTCCGACCGCGCCCTGAGCGCGTTGCGGGCCAGGCAGAGCGGCTGA
- the map gene encoding type I methionyl aminopeptidase, translating to MLRRGNGIELKTRGEIEAMRAAGLVVAGALRAVREQVRPGVSTGELDEVAEQFIRDAGAVPSFKGYHGFPGSICTSVNEQIVHGIPSRELVLADGDLISVDCGAILEGWHGDSAMTLPVGTESAADALLSEATRLSMLAGIDAVRAGNRLGDVSWAIEVATVQACERDDREYGIVEGYGGHGIGSEMHMEPFVPNHGKPRRGPRLKVGMALAIEPMLTLGTAETRELDDEWTVVTADGSRAAHWEHTVAVTEDGPWVLTAPED from the coding sequence ATGCTCAGACGGGGTAACGGGATCGAGCTCAAGACCAGGGGCGAGATCGAGGCCATGCGGGCCGCCGGTCTCGTGGTCGCGGGTGCGCTGCGGGCGGTCCGGGAACAGGTTCGCCCGGGCGTGAGCACCGGCGAGCTGGACGAGGTGGCCGAGCAGTTCATCCGGGACGCGGGCGCCGTGCCGTCGTTCAAGGGCTACCACGGCTTCCCCGGTTCCATCTGCACCTCGGTCAACGAACAGATCGTGCACGGCATCCCGTCGCGGGAGCTGGTCCTGGCCGACGGCGACCTGATCTCGGTGGACTGCGGCGCGATCCTCGAGGGCTGGCACGGCGACTCCGCGATGACCCTGCCGGTCGGCACCGAGTCCGCCGCCGACGCGCTGCTGTCCGAGGCGACCCGGCTGTCGATGCTCGCGGGCATCGACGCGGTGCGGGCGGGCAACCGGCTCGGCGACGTCTCCTGGGCCATCGAGGTCGCGACCGTCCAGGCCTGCGAGCGGGACGACCGCGAGTACGGGATCGTCGAGGGATACGGCGGGCACGGGATCGGCTCCGAGATGCACATGGAGCCGTTCGTCCCCAACCACGGCAAGCCGCGGCGCGGACCTCGGCTCAAGGTCGGCATGGCGCTGGCCATCGAGCCGATGCTGACGTTGGGCACCGCCGAGACCAGGGAACTCGACGACGAGTGGACCGTGGTCACCGCCGACGGCTCCCGCGCGGCGCACTGGGAGCACACCGTCGCCGTCACCGAGGACGGTCCCTGGGTTCTCACCGCGCCCGAGGACTGA
- a CDS encoding DUF1707 SHOCT-like domain-containing protein: MTEPASRDEMRASDRDRKLTQEHLHWAHAEGLIDLGEFDSRVRAAWDAKTGGELAKVTRDLPPARVQGREQARPRRRVFSDDAGGVALRVLTIIWLSATVVNLMVWGLIDLGSFELYPWWLWVALPPGGVLGVLYATGIGRPRSE; this comes from the coding sequence GTGACCGAGCCAGCCAGCCGCGATGAGATGCGTGCGTCCGACCGTGACCGGAAGCTGACCCAGGAGCATCTGCACTGGGCCCATGCCGAGGGCCTGATCGACCTCGGCGAGTTCGACTCCCGCGTGCGGGCCGCCTGGGATGCCAAGACCGGCGGCGAGCTGGCGAAGGTCACCCGTGACCTGCCGCCCGCCCGCGTGCAGGGCAGGGAGCAGGCCAGGCCGCGTAGGCGGGTGTTCAGCGACGACGCGGGGGGCGTCGCGTTACGAGTGCTGACGATCATCTGGTTGAGCGCCACCGTGGTCAACCTGATGGTGTGGGGCCTGATCGACCTCGGCTCCTTCGAGCTCTATCCGTGGTGGCTCTGGGTGGCGCTGCCGCCCGGCGGCGTGCTCGGCGTGCTCTACGCGACCGGGATCGGCAGGCCGCGCTCCGAGTGA
- a CDS encoding DUF1707 domain-containing protein, whose product MGESHSQGGLRASDADRQQVVERLSAAHAEGRLTLLEFEDRSRQVWQARTYDDLAGVTADLPVPSQSVTPMAPVTSSPPAVTSSASVASPESVSCEVDASFAAARRRETAAWAAVSGVGLAVWMVIGVTVDWFFPWWLWIAGPWGIGVALKWINGPAFASGSSRRSGQAR is encoded by the coding sequence GTGGGCGAATCGCACTCCCAGGGTGGGCTGCGTGCGTCGGACGCCGACCGGCAGCAGGTGGTGGAGCGCCTGAGCGCCGCTCATGCCGAGGGCAGGCTGACGTTGCTGGAGTTCGAGGACCGCAGTCGTCAGGTGTGGCAGGCCCGTACTTACGACGATCTCGCAGGCGTCACCGCGGACCTGCCCGTGCCGTCTCAATCCGTGACTCCGATGGCGCCCGTGACGTCATCTCCGCCTGCGGTGACGTCGTCGGCGTCGGTCGCCTCACCGGAGTCGGTCTCCTGTGAGGTCGACGCCTCGTTCGCGGCCGCCCGCCGCAGGGAGACGGCGGCCTGGGCGGCGGTCTCGGGCGTCGGGCTGGCTGTCTGGATGGTCATCGGTGTGACCGTCGACTGGTTCTTCCCCTGGTGGCTCTGGATCGCGGGCCCCTGGGGTATCGGAGTCGCGCTCAAGTGGATCAACGGTCCGGCGTTCGCCTCTGGCTCCTCTCGCAGGTCAGGGCAGGCGAGGTAG
- the infA gene encoding translation initiation factor IF-1, with protein MGKKDGAIEVEGRVVEPLPNAMFRVELENGHKVLAHISGKMRQHYIRILPEDRVVVELSPYDLSRGRIVYRYK; from the coding sequence ATGGGCAAGAAAGACGGGGCCATCGAGGTCGAAGGTCGCGTGGTCGAGCCGCTCCCCAACGCGATGTTCCGTGTGGAGCTGGAGAACGGACACAAGGTTCTGGCTCACATCAGCGGCAAGATGCGGCAGCACTACATCCGCATCCTGCCCGAGGACAGGGTGGTTGTGGAGCTGTCGCCCTACGACCTGTCCCGTGGGCGCATCGTCTACCGCTACAAGTGA
- the rpmJ gene encoding 50S ribosomal protein L36: MKVQPSVKKICDKCQVIRRHGRVLVICDNKRHKQRQG; this comes from the coding sequence GTGAAGGTCCAGCCGAGCGTCAAGAAGATCTGTGACAAGTGCCAGGTGATCCGGCGGCATGGCCGGGTCTTGGTGATCTGCGACAACAAGCGTCACAAGCAGCGCCAGGGCTGA
- the rpsM gene encoding 30S ribosomal protein S13, whose protein sequence is MARVSGVDLPRDKRMEVALTYIFGIGRTRSRELLAATGISPDLRARDLTDEDVVKLRDHIENNYKVEGDLRREVAADIRRKVEIGCYEGLRHRRRLPVRGQRTKTNARTMKGPKKTVAGKKKATRK, encoded by the coding sequence ATGGCACGGGTTTCTGGCGTCGACCTCCCCCGCGACAAGCGGATGGAGGTCGCGTTGACCTACATCTTCGGCATTGGCCGGACCCGTTCCCGGGAGCTCCTGGCCGCGACGGGGATCAGCCCCGATCTGCGGGCCAGGGACTTGACCGACGAGGACGTCGTCAAGCTCCGGGATCACATCGAGAACAACTACAAGGTGGAGGGTGACCTCCGCCGCGAGGTGGCTGCCGACATCAGGCGCAAGGTCGAGATCGGCTGCTACGAGGGGCTGCGGCACCGCCGCAGGCTGCCCGTTCGTGGCCAGCGGACCAAGACCAATGCCCGCACGATGAAGGGGCCGAAGAAGACCGTGGCGGGCAAGAAGAAGGCCACCCGGAAGTAG
- the rpsK gene encoding 30S ribosomal protein S11, which yields MPPKSRSGAGVKKVRRKEKKNIAHGHAHIKSTFNNTIVSITDPTGAVISWASAGHVGFKGSRKSTPFAAQMAAENAARKAAEHGMRKVDVFVKGPGSGRETAIRSLQAAGLEVGTIQDVTPQPHNGCRPPKRRRV from the coding sequence ATGCCACCCAAGTCTCGTTCCGGTGCCGGGGTCAAGAAGGTCCGGCGCAAGGAGAAGAAGAACATCGCGCATGGGCATGCGCACATCAAGAGCACGTTCAACAACACGATCGTGTCGATCACGGACCCGACCGGCGCAGTGATCAGCTGGGCGTCCGCGGGCCACGTCGGCTTCAAGGGCTCCAGGAAGTCGACGCCGTTCGCCGCCCAGATGGCCGCCGAGAACGCGGCCCGCAAGGCCGCCGAGCACGGCATGCGCAAGGTCGACGTGTTCGTCAAGGGCCCCGGCTCCGGCCGTGAGACCGCGATCCGGTCGTTGCAGGCCGCCGGTCTCGAGGTCGGCACCATCCAGGACGTGACCCCCCAGCCGCACAACGGCTGCAGGCCGCCCAAGCGGCGTCGGGTCTAA
- the rpsD gene encoding 30S ribosomal protein S4 — translation MARYTGPATRKSRRLKVDLIGGDQAFERRPYPPGQHGRARIKESEYLLQLQEKQKARFTYGVLERQFRKYYEEASRRPGKTGENLLQLLEARLDNVIYRSGLARTRRQARQLVSHGHFVVNGKKVDIPSFQVSKFDIIDVKQKSLGTTPFIIAKETLGERITPAWLQVVPSTLRVLVHQLPERAQIDTPVQEQLIVEFYSK, via the coding sequence ATGGCTCGTTACACCGGACCCGCGACTCGCAAGTCTCGTCGACTGAAGGTCGACCTGATCGGCGGCGACCAGGCCTTCGAGCGTCGTCCGTACCCGCCGGGACAGCACGGCCGGGCGCGGATCAAGGAGAGCGAGTACCTGCTTCAGCTTCAGGAGAAGCAGAAGGCTCGGTTCACCTACGGCGTCCTGGAGCGGCAGTTCCGCAAGTACTACGAGGAGGCCTCGCGGCGTCCTGGTAAGACCGGCGAGAACCTGCTCCAGCTGCTCGAGGCCCGCCTCGACAACGTCATCTACCGCTCGGGCCTCGCCCGGACTCGGCGGCAGGCGCGGCAGCTCGTGAGCCACGGCCACTTCGTGGTGAACGGCAAGAAGGTCGACATCCCCAGCTTCCAGGTGTCGAAGTTCGACATCATCGACGTGAAGCAGAAGTCGCTCGGCACCACGCCGTTCATCATCGCCAAGGAGACCCTGGGCGAGCGGATCACGCCCGCGTGGCTGCAGGTCGTCCCGAGCACCCTCCGGGTGCTCGTGCACCAGCTGCCCGAGCGGGCGCAGATCGACACGCCGGTTCAGGAACAGCTGATCGTCGAGTTCTACTCGAAGTGA
- a CDS encoding DNA-directed RNA polymerase subunit alpha yields the protein MLISQRPTLAEESVNETRSRFVIEPLEPGFGYTLGNSLRRTLLSSIPGAAVTSIRIDGVLHEFTTIPGVKEDVTDVILNLKELVVSSEEDEPVTMYLRKQGPGAVTAGDIVPPAGVTVHNPDLHIATLNAKGKLEIELVVERGRGYVPAVQNKQAGAEIGRIPVDSIYSPVLKVTYKVEATRVEQRTDFDRLILDVESKPSITPRDAVASAGKTLVELFGLARELNSDAEGIEIGPSPAEADTIAAFAMPIEDLDLTVRSYNCLKREGIHTVGELVGRSEADLLDIRNFGAKSIDEVKMKLAGLGLALKDSPPGFDPSAAAADYPAEGWSSNGDGTDGNGDDGQDYAETEQL from the coding sequence GTGCTGATCTCTCAGCGGCCCACCCTCGCCGAAGAGTCGGTCAACGAGACTCGCTCCCGGTTCGTCATCGAGCCTCTCGAGCCGGGCTTCGGCTACACGCTGGGCAACTCCCTGCGGCGGACTCTGCTGTCCTCGATCCCGGGTGCCGCGGTCACGAGCATCCGCATCGACGGGGTGCTGCACGAGTTCACCACCATCCCGGGTGTGAAGGAGGACGTCACCGACGTCATCCTGAACCTCAAGGAGCTGGTCGTCAGCTCCGAGGAGGACGAGCCCGTCACCATGTACCTGCGCAAGCAGGGCCCTGGTGCGGTCACCGCCGGTGACATCGTCCCGCCTGCCGGTGTCACCGTGCACAACCCGGATCTCCACATCGCCACGCTGAACGCGAAGGGCAAGCTGGAGATCGAGCTGGTCGTCGAGCGTGGCCGGGGCTACGTGCCTGCCGTGCAGAACAAGCAGGCCGGCGCCGAGATCGGCCGGATTCCGGTCGACTCGATCTACTCGCCGGTGCTGAAGGTGACCTACAAGGTCGAGGCGACGCGTGTCGAGCAGCGGACGGACTTCGACCGACTGATCCTGGACGTGGAGAGCAAGCCCTCCATCACGCCGAGGGACGCCGTGGCTTCGGCGGGCAAGACGCTGGTGGAGCTCTTCGGGCTGGCCCGCGAGCTGAACTCCGATGCCGAGGGCATCGAGATCGGCCCGTCGCCCGCCGAGGCGGACACCATCGCCGCGTTCGCGATGCCGATCGAGGACCTCGACCTGACGGTGCGCTCGTACAACTGTCTCAAGCGCGAGGGCATCCACACGGTCGGCGAGCTGGTCGGTCGCAGCGAGGCGGACCTGCTGGACATCCGCAACTTCGGTGCGAAGTCCATCGACGAGGTCAAGATGAAGCTGGCGGGGCTCGGGCTCGCGCTCAAGGACAGCCCCCCCGGATTCGACCCGTCCGCCGCCGCCGCCGACTACCCCGCCGAGGGATGGTCGAGCAACGGAGACGGCACCGACGGCAACGGGGATGACGGCCAGGATTACGCCGAGACCGAGCAGCTGTAG
- the rplQ gene encoding 50S ribosomal protein L17 yields the protein MPTPTKGRRLGGSPAHERLMLANLATSLFTHGRITTTQAKAKRLRPFAERLISKARRGDLHNRREIMKVIRDKDIVHKLVAEIGPFFVDRDGGYTRIIKAMPRKGDNAQMAVIELVNEKTVTSEAEAARGTTFASDAKTAETPAAPDSDKAEATEAPAVAEDKGAEDAPAEDKKD from the coding sequence ATGCCCACCCCCACGAAGGGCCGCCGTCTCGGCGGTTCGCCCGCCCACGAGCGGCTGATGCTGGCCAACCTGGCCACCTCGCTGTTCACCCACGGGCGGATCACCACCACTCAGGCCAAGGCGAAACGACTTCGTCCCTTCGCTGAGCGGCTGATCAGCAAGGCACGCCGCGGCGACCTGCACAACCGCCGCGAGATCATGAAGGTGATCCGCGACAAGGACATCGTGCACAAGCTCGTCGCCGAGATCGGTCCGTTCTTCGTGGACCGCGACGGCGGCTACACGCGGATCATCAAGGCCATGCCGCGCAAGGGCGACAACGCCCAGATGGCGGTCATCGAGCTGGTGAACGAGAAGACCGTGACCAGCGAGGCCGAGGCCGCGCGGGGCACGACCTTCGCGTCCGACGCCAAGACCGCCGAGACCCCGGCGGCGCCGGACTCGGACAAGGCTGAGGCGACCGAGGCTCCGGCCGTCGCCGAGGACAAGGGCGCGGAGGACGCGCCCGCCGAGGACAAGAAGGACTGA
- the truA gene encoding tRNA pseudouridine(38-40) synthase TruA has product MPTGDDGLVRVRLDLAYDGTEFSGWARQPTRRTVCGVLEDALSLLTRLDVRVTVAGRTDAGVHAAGQVTHLDLPASHRLADQPGELVRRLNRMLPGDVRVFAARVVPAEFDARFAALRRHYVYRLSDAPWGVDPMERHDTLAWHGGLDVDVLNAASARLLGEHDFAAFCRRREGATTVRALQRLHWTRVTEHRVHAEVSADAFCHSMVRSLVGALLAVGDGRRPVEWPGSLLTLRRRADEVSVAPAHGLTLAGVDYPADDDLAARTVLTRRLRV; this is encoded by the coding sequence GTGCCCACCGGGGACGACGGGCTCGTTCGTGTCCGGCTCGACCTCGCCTACGACGGCACGGAGTTCTCCGGCTGGGCGCGTCAGCCCACTCGGCGGACCGTGTGCGGGGTGCTGGAAGACGCATTGTCGCTGCTCACACGGCTCGACGTCCGGGTGACGGTCGCCGGTCGCACCGACGCCGGAGTTCATGCCGCCGGACAGGTCACGCATCTGGACCTGCCCGCGTCGCATCGGCTGGCCGATCAGCCGGGTGAGCTGGTGCGGCGGCTCAACCGGATGCTGCCCGGCGATGTGCGGGTGTTCGCCGCCAGGGTGGTGCCCGCCGAGTTCGACGCCCGCTTCGCCGCGCTGCGCAGGCATTACGTCTATCGGCTGTCGGACGCCCCGTGGGGCGTCGATCCGATGGAACGGCATGACACTCTCGCCTGGCACGGCGGGCTGGACGTCGACGTCCTGAACGCCGCGTCCGCCCGGCTGCTCGGCGAGCACGACTTCGCCGCCTTCTGTCGCCGCCGCGAGGGGGCGACGACGGTGCGTGCCTTACAACGGCTGCACTGGACGCGGGTGACGGAGCATCGCGTGCATGCGGAGGTCTCGGCTGACGCCTTCTGCCATTCGATGGTGCGCAGCCTGGTCGGCGCGCTGCTCGCCGTGGGCGACGGGCGCAGGCCGGTGGAGTGGCCCGGCAGCCTGTTGACGCTGCGGCGGCGCGCGGACGAGGTGAGCGTGGCTCCGGCCCACGGGCTCACCCTCGCCGGGGTCGACTACCCGGCCGACGACGATCTCGCCGCCCGTACGGTGCTCACCCGCCGTCTTCGGGTCTGA
- a CDS encoding DUF885 domain-containing protein produces the protein MTEARTLADELTDVLFDVEPLSPTLFGIPGYDNTRLADLGDSAWESLRARLSDVARRAGEIDLTSLDAEDRVTVAVVQQQAESVIETGDLRRAEFTITDSFFSPVGELLSLLPMITLPGGDQARDYLARLEAVPAFLTTLAERHRAGIACGRVPVQHLVAKTIAMLDRYLADPDADPLAQQSPPEADVDFETRRQEILRDRVRPAVAEYRRVLAEEVLAHGRPVDRVGLCWLPEGEQAYRVLARSHTTTERTPAELHQTGKDLIAALAEEYRALGAKVFGTDDLAEIFHRLRTDPALRWKDGDELITAAREAISRAEKVAPQWFGRLPSQNCLVEPVPEAEAPGAALAYYMSPALDGSRAGTYFANTYQAEERYRYTAEATAFHEAVPGHHFQITISQELADLPLARRLAPLNAYLEGWGLYTERLADEMGLYSDDLAKFGMLALDSMRAARLVVDTGIHALGWSRQQAIDYIMDNSAMAQLEVESEVDRYIAAPGQALSYMVGRLEINRLRARAEEELGTDFDIREFHDVVLGSGPLPMNVLETVVVDWIDARRSR, from the coding sequence ATGACCGAGGCACGCACACTCGCCGATGAACTCACCGACGTCCTGTTCGACGTCGAACCGCTCAGCCCGACGCTGTTCGGCATTCCCGGATACGACAACACCAGGCTGGCCGACCTCGGCGACAGCGCGTGGGAGTCCCTGCGGGCGCGGCTCTCCGACGTGGCCCGCCGTGCCGGAGAGATCGACCTGACGTCGCTCGACGCCGAAGACCGCGTCACCGTGGCGGTCGTACAGCAGCAGGCGGAGTCCGTCATCGAGACGGGCGATCTGCGCCGGGCGGAGTTCACCATCACGGACTCCTTCTTCTCGCCGGTGGGCGAGCTGCTGAGCCTGCTGCCGATGATCACCCTGCCGGGCGGTGACCAGGCCCGGGACTATCTGGCAAGGCTCGAGGCGGTGCCCGCCTTCCTCACGACGTTGGCGGAACGGCATCGCGCGGGGATCGCCTGCGGCCGGGTGCCGGTGCAGCACCTGGTGGCCAAGACGATCGCCATGCTCGACCGCTACCTCGCCGACCCGGACGCCGACCCCTTGGCTCAGCAGTCGCCCCCGGAGGCCGACGTCGACTTCGAGACCCGCAGGCAGGAGATCCTGCGGGACAGGGTCCGGCCCGCGGTCGCGGAGTACCGCCGGGTCCTCGCCGAGGAGGTCCTCGCACACGGCAGGCCGGTCGACCGCGTCGGCCTGTGCTGGCTGCCCGAGGGCGAGCAGGCCTACCGGGTGCTCGCCAGGTCGCACACCACCACCGAACGCACCCCGGCCGAGCTGCACCAGACCGGCAAGGACCTCATCGCCGCGCTGGCCGAGGAGTACCGGGCGCTGGGCGCGAAGGTGTTCGGCACCGACGACCTCGCCGAGATCTTCCACCGGCTGCGCACCGACCCGGCCCTGCGCTGGAAGGACGGCGACGAGCTGATCACCGCCGCCCGCGAGGCGATCAGCCGGGCCGAGAAGGTCGCGCCGCAGTGGTTCGGCAGGCTGCCCAGCCAGAACTGCCTGGTCGAGCCGGTGCCGGAGGCGGAGGCGCCCGGCGCGGCGCTGGCCTACTACATGTCCCCCGCGCTCGACGGCAGCCGGGCAGGCACCTACTTCGCCAACACCTACCAGGCCGAGGAGCGGTACCGCTACACGGCCGAGGCGACGGCGTTCCACGAGGCGGTGCCCGGCCATCACTTCCAGATCACCATCTCGCAGGAGCTGGCCGATCTGCCGCTGGCCCGCAGGCTCGCCCCGCTCAACGCCTACCTGGAGGGCTGGGGGCTCTACACCGAGCGGCTCGCCGACGAGATGGGGCTCTACTCCGACGATCTCGCGAAGTTCGGCATGCTGGCGCTCGACTCGATGCGGGCCGCTCGGCTGGTGGTCGACACCGGCATCCACGCCCTGGGCTGGAGCAGGCAGCAGGCGATCGACTACATCATGGACAACTCCGCCATGGCACAGCTGGAGGTGGAGAGCGAGGTCGACCGCTACATCGCCGCGCCGGGCCAGGCCCTGTCCTACATGGTGGGCAGGTTGGAGATCAACCGGCTCCGCGCCCGCGCCGAGGAGGAGCTGGGCACCGACTTCGACATTCGCGAGTTCCATGACGTGGTGCTGGGCAGCGGCCCGCTGCCGATGAACGTCCTGGAGACCGTCGTCGTCGACTGGATCGACGCCCGGCGTTCTCGCTGA
- a CDS encoding LuxR C-terminal-related transcriptional regulator → MRVVLGEDLVLLREGLIRLLTAYDFEVVEAVDNGPSLLRALVTHRPDVAVVDVRMPPTFTDEGLRAAIEARRQLPGLPVLVLSQYVEQLYARELMSDRNGGVGYLLKDRVSQVGQFVEAIRRVAGGGTAMDPEVISQLLATKPEPLGRLTPREREVLGLMAEGRSNVAIASRLFISENAVGKHTNNIFSKLGLPPSEDDNRRVRAVIAYLDA, encoded by the coding sequence GTGCGTGTCGTCCTCGGCGAAGACCTGGTCCTGCTCAGGGAAGGGCTGATCCGGCTGCTCACGGCCTACGACTTCGAGGTCGTCGAAGCCGTCGACAACGGCCCGTCGCTGCTGCGTGCCCTGGTCACCCATCGGCCCGACGTCGCCGTGGTCGATGTGCGCATGCCGCCGACCTTCACCGACGAGGGCCTGCGGGCGGCCATCGAGGCCCGCCGCCAGCTGCCGGGCCTGCCGGTGCTGGTGCTGTCGCAGTACGTCGAACAGCTCTACGCCCGCGAGCTCATGTCGGACCGCAACGGCGGCGTGGGTTATCTGCTCAAGGACCGGGTCTCCCAGGTCGGTCAGTTCGTCGAGGCCATCCGACGGGTGGCAGGCGGCGGCACGGCGATGGATCCCGAGGTCATCTCGCAGCTCCTGGCGACGAAGCCGGAACCGCTGGGGCGTCTGACGCCCCGCGAACGCGAGGTGCTCGGTCTGATGGCCGAGGGACGCTCGAACGTCGCGATCGCAAGCAGGCTGTTCATCAGCGAGAACGCGGTCGGCAAGCACACGAACAACATCTTCAGCAAGCTCGGTCTGCCGCCCTCCGAGGACGACAATCGCCGGGTCCGCGCGGTGATCGCCTACCTGGACGCCTGA